AGCCCTGGGCGGCAGCGCCCTCTACTTCTCATCGGCCGCCAGCTTCTTCACTCCGGTCAGCCTGGTGGGGGTCATCGGCGAGGACTTTCCCAGGGGCGACATCGACTTCCTGGCCAAAAGGGGGGTGGACCTGAGCGGGCTGGAAACCGCCAAGGGCCAGACCTTCCGCTGGGCGGGCTCCTACGAATACGACATGAACGAAGCCAAGACCCACGCCACCCATCTCAACGTGTTTGAGACCTTCCACCCCAAGCTGTCCGAAGCCCACCAGAACGCCGAGTTCCTGTTCCTGGGCAACATCCATCCGGCCCTGCAGCGGGAGGTGATCGGCAAGGTCAAGCAGCCGCTGGCCATCGGCTGCGACACCATGAACTTCTGGATCCAGGGCAGCCGGGAAGAGTTGCTTAAGACCATCAGGCTGGTGGACATAATGTTCATCAACGACGCCGAGGCCCGGATGCTGGC
The window above is part of the bacterium genome. Proteins encoded here:
- a CDS encoding PfkB family carbohydrate kinase, which produces MSITVVGSIALDSVKTPFGEAKEALGGSALYFSSAASFFTPVSLVGVIGEDFPRGDIDFLAKRGVDLSGLETAKGQTFRWAGSYEYDMNEAKTHATHLNVFETFHPKLSEAHQNAEFLFLGNIHPALQREVIGKVKQPLAIGCDTMNFWIQGSREELLKTIRLVDIMFINDAEARMLAGVPNLIKAARAIREMGPKILVIKKGEHGAMLFSGQTVFSVPAFPVEDVFDPTGAGDSFAGGFMGYLASKGQLSDQVLRRAMIYGSVMASFNVEKFSMERLKTLTKDEIEQRFKEFKKLSHYEELEA